CTTGTGGACACCCCGGATAGGCTTCGCCTCATCCGAACAGGGTCGACAACTCTGGCTGTCGACGCCTGGGTGGGAGACGAGTACGTAGGCTGCACCGGGTTGCGTGGTttgcgaggcggcgatggaggtTCGGTGAGACGCTCCAGCTTGTCCAGCTCACCGCTAGCCCACCAACGGGGATCGTACAAATGTGTCGACGCGAGAGGCCGGGCCGTCGCGCCTTGCTCTTCGTCCTGGGTGACGCCAATTCGCTGGCCCATTTCGCTGCTGAGTCCGGGCGAGTCTTGTGCATGGTTCTCGGGCGTTTGGTCGCCTACCAGTCCGCTCAAATGGCTGAGGACGCCAGACGAGAGAGCCCTGTCGCTATACCCGCCTTCGAGCACGCTGATGACTCTGCCATCCACGAATAAGCCCTCTTCGGCTGCCAGCTTGACCACGTCCTGAGACAGCCTGGCATAGAACTCGGTCGGCACGTTGACCTGGTGGCGCTGCATCCCGGCACTCTCCCACTCGCTGGCATCAAAGCCGGCGGAGAAGAAAAGGGCCGCCTTTGGAGTCTGTCCCAAGGCAGTCAAGCGCTCGGCCTGGTTTCTGAGATAGTTCCGCGTCTTGTCAAGCAAGACCATGTACTTGGACTCGTACAATGCCCAAAAATCAGGCTCCGTCTTCCATGACTGCAGGTGGACGTTCCAGATTGTCTGACCGTGTGCATTATCGATGCAGAGGCTGGCGTTCTTGACCTTCTCCTCATCACCCATTTCGCAAGGATACGAATTGATGTCGTGGACGCTAAAGTAGCCTATCGAGGTCTTCTTCCAGGGAGAAGCGTTCTTAGTCGCCGATACCGCGCGCGTGTTGTGCTGCCAGGTAATGGACTGGGATCCGTCCCCGTGGTGCAGGTCAAAGTCAATAATGGCGGCGTGTGTCATGCCCTGCGTGAGCACGCCATGCATGATTCCAACGTGAACATTGTTGACCCAGCAGAATCCGGATGGATGCGACGCCGAGCAGTGGTgccccggcggccgcacTCCTACGAAGGCCCTCCGATAAGCCGTCGTGAAGAccgtgtcgacggcctcgcaAACCGCTCCCAATGCTCCTTCGATAGCATTCAATGATTCAGAACATAGATAGAGGTCGCCCTCGTGGAGCTTCTGGGCAGGTGGCTCGTCTGCGCCCCTCGACATGACGGGTCGCTGCAACTCCCTGCCACCCATGGCCaacttggcctcggccgagtTGCACATGAGCTTAAGCTCGTCCATCCATTTGGTGCCATGCACGTTTGTGACTGCCGGGGACGCCAGCGGTAGACGCCTCGTAGTCTTTCGGATTCGAAAGGGGATGCTAGGTATGGCATGCACGTCCCTCTTGGGGTCAATAGGGAGCGTTCCCTCGCTATGTCGCCCGCTCAGGCGCACGTAGGCCGTGGATATGCCCAACACTCCAGCCTTGATTCGTTCGGGCCGTTCGACAATGGTGCTCAGGGCACCGCGAGAGGTTCGAGGACGCGAAAACCTGTGGCCATACACGGCGTCGTTTAGGATGACAATGGTCTCGGTCTGCCGCgtgcgcgcctcgccgtggTGAGCGGCGAGCTCAGCCTTGAAGTAGTCCCTGGCGACCGAGTTTGCCGTCACGggctccctctcctcctcttccggTACGTTGGCAGCTAATTGTCCCGTCTTGCTCAGTCCAGGAATGAACtgcgaggagctggagcggcgcgaggcgggtCGGGTGGTGCCAGAGCCGTTGAGGGAGTGGAGAGAGTTCAGCGACGCCTTTCTGTGTAGGGGCGGCGTGCCTGCGCGCGACGCTCGGGATTCGCGTCCATTCGACGGGCTCCGGGATGGCAGTGTTGGTCGAGGAgagatggcggtggtggaggagcgTCGCGACGGCAGTTTgaggggcgcgggcgtcgtcgtgatcCTGGGGGACTTGGCGGTCGATGGCTGGCCAGCCAAGGAGAGCTGGCTCAGCGACTGGGTGAGGCCAGTGTCATCATCGCCGGTGGCAGTCATGCCGGCCATGGATGCAGAGCTCGGCGGGTGTcgcggcggggccgccgaCTGTTTCGCTTGCGACATGGCGATGCGCGCGTCATGAGATGACGTTTTGTCGAGCGAAACGGGCGTGCACTCTTCGGAGAGCAATGGGCTTGGTTAAGcctgtgggcggcggcgtggaaaGGGTCACGGGGAAAAGGAGCTGGGGTGTTGGTGTGTTTGTTATGACGGACCGGCTCCGTGCCTCGAGTATTTTGATTAAAGTACCCGGAGCAGCGCAGGGCCCTGGGCTGGAGCGCGTCTTGGGTCTTGGAGGGGCGTGCGGGCGCGTCGCCAGGTACGTCATCACGTGATGGAAGTACCGTTTCGGGGGTACGTGCAACAGATTAAAGACTTTTTATTTGTGTCGTGCCGCGCTCTATCAGATGAAGCGCATGTCGCCTTTGCTTTGGATGAGATGGCGAGTTTCTACCAGCATGATGGCGCTCGCTTCGTCTCCCCTGTTGTTGTTCTTGGGCCGCCTCAGCGTGGGTCTGCGATGCGCTCCACTGAATACCGCGACCTAAGACACTGAGATGTAGGGTCTCGAGGAAGTCGTGTTCAGGTGTGAAAAGTAACGTTGGTGCCCGAGTAGTCAGTCCTTGGGTCATTGCGTGCCTACAGTATGAAGCTCGAAAAGTGCACAAGACAGTACGTCGGGCGATTCCGGCTCGACCAGGTGACGGGCACTTGTGAGGCTCTCGTGCATACCGATCAGAAAAGGGACCTAACGTAACCTACTAACCTATCTCCCTCGAGCAGTACTCCGTAGATGCGAAGAAATAAGAAGTGACAGTGCTACGTCCCCCCTTCATCACCGTTGCACAATGACGCATGAGGCTCTGTCGCTCTGGGCATTCATGGTTACGTGCCTGCCCCCACTGTAGGCTGCCACCAAGGCTCCATAGGGTACCTTGGGTGTCAACCTAACCTATCAGCAGGTGGCCCGGGGCCAGAGAGGGGTCCGTCCCCATCCTGCAGGCCGTCGGGCTGCTGAACCGCAGGGGGATAGAAGCGAGCGGGCACTGCTCCAACAAGCCCACCGCTCCGCgagccagctccagctccagctgctgcagctccagctccgcaTGTCGGCCCCTCGGGCTCCCCAACAACAAGGCTCCCCAGCCCATGGAGCAGCAGTCCCAACTTCCAAGATGCAGGCCAGACTTCAATACTGAGCGACCactcctct
Above is a genomic segment from Purpureocillium takamizusanense chromosome 2, complete sequence containing:
- the HOS3 gene encoding Histone deacetylase (EggNog:ENOG503NX84~COG:B), which encodes MSQAKQSAAPPRHPPSSASMAGMTATGDDDTGLTQSLSQLSLAGQPSTAKSPRITTTPAPLKLPSRRSSTTAISPRPTLPSRSPSNGRESRASRAGTPPLHRKASLNSLHSLNGSGTTRPASRRSSSSQFIPGLSKTGQLAANVPEEEEREPVTANSVARDYFKAELAAHHGEARTRQTETIVILNDAVYGHRFSRPRTSRGALSTIVERPERIKAGVLGISTAYVRLSGRHSEGTLPIDPKRDVHAIPSIPFRIRKTTRRLPLASPAVTNVHGTKWMDELKLMCNSAEAKLAMGGRELQRPVMSRGADEPPAQKLHEGDLYLCSESLNAIEGALGAVCEAVDTVFTTAYRRAFVGVRPPGHHCSASHPSGFCWVNNVHVGIMHGVLTQGMTHAAIIDFDLHHGDGSQSITWQHNTRAVSATKNASPWKKTSIGYFSVHDINSYPCEMGDEEKVKNASLCIDNAHGQTIWNVHLQSWKTEPDFWALYESKYMVLLDKTRNYLRNQAERLTALGQTPKAALFFSAGFDASEWESAGMQRHQVNVPTEFYARLSQDVVKLAAEEGLFVDGRVISVLEGGYSDRALSSGVLSHLSGLVGDQTPENHAQDSPGLSSEMGQRIGVTQDEEQGATARPLASTHLYDPRWWASGELDKLERLTEPPSPPRKPRNPVQPTYSSPTQASTARVVDPVRMRRSLSGVSTRVVERPPSPPPPEVPWIIAAQELCKLLIPSGRQTDSCKPEDLNAEATKARRDRQSNLMGLPPPPDPPSRPGSRMALRERKARAIVPIDEEASEQLPKTRRRNGATPVASPEKKSSTRTTPSRQNGGQTARRASRRLSGASSVVSAAYEEPPPLPGSEDSASRPASAVSSRTESSGKLAVKKTRPAAARKDPAPTRARSPRKASTPARKKAPASAIQTPQRPSTAPGPAPSDGSAMDSLTTGMKKIKINLITQAQKEAKERARIEAAQTPKADGESENPIPMVKKSSTTPSVEETLPQLPALTQSGDSPTQAPVLGSSLAPEPPSSSTGPQTPIDEPYPPVLATPEPRQVPLPASSPAVDDSVSQPSMGSSDFFISYQPEGPAPVAVSQQEPLTWLPPTTGTPAVGTPAATPSPQKKQSGLFHYKSGIPFAPRPATGTPKPEVGTYSGKSEASKHSSVWDYPETPQK